A window of Pirellula sp. SH-Sr6A contains these coding sequences:
- a CDS encoding type IV pilus twitching motility protein PilT: MATAEARPQTNKSTPAADELAASLLQTKSELEVDKLFKACVKLEGSDLHLKVGTPPIVRVKGDLKPLNRPPIEVEEMVRLLIPMLDDRNRRIFEEEGGADFSYTVNVDGENWRFRVNMLKQLGRPGLVARRINNFIPNFEGLFLPPILEELCKFDQGMVLLAGVTGSGKSTTIASMLNWINRTYRKHILTLEDPIEFVYTEDKCLINQREVGTDVKNFEIAMKHAVREDPDIILVGEMRDQETFMTAIHAAETGHLVFGTIHASTAPSTIGRILDLFPEELHGAIRNAMAFNMKGIIAQKLLRSIRQGVSRVPTCEVMTFSPMIRKLILEGKDQKLSDAIRIGAEDGMQDFTMSLKQLIDDGLIDRPTAFEVAPNPDALKMALKGINVSQPGII; this comes from the coding sequence ATGGCAACAGCTGAAGCCCGTCCGCAGACCAACAAGTCGACTCCTGCCGCCGACGAATTGGCAGCATCCCTTTTGCAGACCAAATCGGAGCTGGAGGTCGATAAACTCTTCAAAGCCTGCGTGAAATTGGAAGGTAGCGACTTACACCTCAAAGTCGGTACACCCCCGATCGTCCGGGTCAAAGGGGATTTGAAACCGCTCAACCGTCCTCCCATTGAAGTCGAGGAAATGGTCCGGCTTTTGATCCCGATGCTGGACGATCGAAACCGTCGCATTTTTGAAGAGGAGGGGGGCGCTGACTTCTCCTATACCGTCAATGTCGACGGCGAGAACTGGCGATTCCGGGTGAACATGTTGAAGCAGCTCGGCAGACCAGGTTTGGTCGCGCGGCGAATCAATAATTTCATTCCCAACTTCGAAGGATTGTTCCTTCCCCCTATCCTCGAAGAGCTCTGCAAATTCGACCAAGGAATGGTTTTGCTTGCCGGGGTTACGGGGTCGGGAAAAAGTACAACCATCGCTTCGATGTTGAACTGGATCAATCGCACCTACCGCAAACACATCTTGACCCTCGAAGATCCGATCGAGTTCGTGTACACGGAGGACAAGTGTCTGATCAACCAACGCGAAGTAGGTACCGATGTCAAGAATTTTGAAATCGCGATGAAACACGCGGTTCGGGAAGACCCGGACATCATCCTCGTCGGTGAAATGCGGGACCAAGAAACGTTTATGACGGCGATCCACGCAGCCGAAACCGGGCACTTGGTGTTTGGAACCATTCACGCGTCGACCGCCCCCTCGACCATCGGCCGTATTCTCGACTTGTTTCCAGAGGAATTGCACGGAGCCATTCGTAACGCCATGGCGTTCAACATGAAGGGGATCATCGCACAAAAGCTGCTTCGATCGATCCGTCAAGGCGTTAGCCGTGTACCCACCTGCGAAGTCATGACCTTTAGTCCCATGATCCGAAAACTGATCTTGGAAGGTAAAGATCAAAAGCTTTCCGATGCAATTCGAATCGGTGCAGAAGATGGGATGCAGGACTTCACCATGAGCCTCAAGCAACTTATCGACGACGGGTTGATCGATCGACCGACCGCGTTCGAAGTGGCTCCTAACCCGGATGCGCTCAAAATGGCTCTCAAGGGGATCAACGTTAGCCAGCCTGGTATCATTTAA
- the hisF gene encoding imidazole glycerol phosphate synthase subunit HisF, with product MLAKRVIPCLDVHGGRVVKGTNFLNLRDAGDPVQIAQRYESEGADELVFLDITASHEDRGIMLDVVRRTAEQVFMPLTVGGGIRTVDDIRQLLQAGCDKVSINSTACKNPELVRQASERFGAQCIVVNIDPKRVLRDGKEFWEVHIHGGRTPTGLEAVAWAKEVERLGAGEIVLTSMDRDGTKDGYDLPITAAVSEAVDIPVVASGGAGHPIHMVDAIRIGRADAVLAASIFHFGEFTIEETKRLMAQNGIPVRLGSSH from the coding sequence ATGCTTGCGAAAAGAGTCATCCCCTGTCTCGACGTCCATGGCGGAAGGGTCGTCAAAGGGACCAATTTTCTCAATCTTCGCGATGCCGGAGATCCAGTCCAGATCGCCCAACGTTATGAGTCCGAAGGGGCTGATGAGCTTGTATTTCTCGATATCACCGCGAGCCACGAAGATCGCGGAATCATGCTCGATGTCGTGCGACGCACGGCCGAGCAAGTCTTCATGCCCCTCACGGTCGGAGGGGGGATTCGCACGGTTGACGACATTCGACAACTGCTTCAGGCAGGATGCGACAAAGTCAGTATCAACTCGACGGCCTGCAAGAATCCGGAGCTCGTTCGTCAAGCATCCGAGCGGTTCGGTGCTCAATGCATTGTCGTCAACATCGATCCCAAACGTGTTCTGCGCGATGGCAAGGAGTTTTGGGAGGTCCATATTCACGGCGGACGAACCCCGACCGGTCTCGAAGCCGTCGCGTGGGCGAAGGAAGTCGAACGCCTGGGGGCGGGCGAAATTGTCCTCACCAGCATGGACCGGGATGGAACCAAGGACGGATACGACCTGCCGATCACCGCGGCTGTGAGCGAGGCGGTCGATATTCCTGTTGTCGCGAGCGGTGGAGCCGGCCACCCAATCCATATGGTGGACGCCATCCGAATCGGAAGAGCGGACGCGGTTTTGGCTGCGAGTATCTTCCACTTCGGCGAGTTCACCATCGAGGAAACCAAGCGTCTGATGGCACAAAATGGAATTCCGGTGCGTCTAGGCTCCTCGCATTAG
- the carA gene encoding glutamine-hydrolyzing carbamoyl-phosphate synthase small subunit: MYRQQKPGFLALEDGTVYEGFSIGAEGERDGEVVFNTSLTGYQEILTDPSYRGQIVTMTYPMIGNVGVNLEDLESSHPRIAGFVVRENSRIHSNFRANGSLSDYLIKHNIVAISGIDTRALVRRIRDRGAQKGIISTIDSDRASLVEKARKSPGLIGRDLVREVMPGSANEWGSVLHPYSSLGGETHTEGNRVPHVVCLDFGMKWNIPRHLAHRGNRVTILPGTSSAQDVLNQNPDGVFLSNGPGDPEPLTYAIESIRELLGQKPVFGICLGHQLLSLAAGAKTFKLKFGHRGANQPVLNCLTGQVEITSQNHGFAVEEASLPECLEVTHRNLNDNTIAGVRHRKHNAFSVQYHPEASAGPHDSSYLFDQFQKSLNASIAGGTPTASTR; the protein is encoded by the coding sequence TTGTATCGCCAACAGAAACCTGGCTTCTTGGCATTGGAAGACGGTACCGTTTATGAGGGATTTTCCATTGGTGCCGAAGGGGAGCGGGATGGCGAAGTGGTCTTCAACACGTCCCTAACCGGATATCAAGAAATCTTGACCGACCCCTCCTATCGCGGTCAGATTGTCACCATGACCTACCCCATGATTGGGAATGTGGGAGTCAATCTGGAGGATCTCGAGTCGAGCCACCCTCGCATCGCAGGATTTGTCGTACGCGAAAATAGCCGCATCCATAGCAACTTCCGCGCAAATGGGTCGCTATCGGATTACTTGATCAAGCACAACATTGTCGCTATCTCGGGAATCGATACACGGGCCTTGGTGCGACGCATTCGAGATCGTGGCGCTCAAAAAGGGATCATCTCCACCATCGACTCCGATCGCGCATCGCTCGTTGAAAAAGCGAGAAAGAGTCCTGGTTTGATCGGACGCGATTTGGTTCGCGAGGTAATGCCAGGCTCTGCAAACGAATGGGGCAGTGTGTTGCACCCCTATTCTTCTCTGGGCGGGGAAACGCATACCGAAGGGAATCGAGTACCTCACGTTGTATGCCTAGATTTCGGCATGAAGTGGAACATTCCCAGGCACTTGGCCCATCGCGGAAACCGGGTCACGATTCTGCCGGGGACTTCTTCCGCCCAGGACGTTCTCAATCAGAATCCCGATGGCGTCTTTCTGAGCAACGGCCCGGGGGACCCCGAACCTCTTACCTACGCGATCGAGTCGATTCGCGAGTTGTTGGGGCAGAAACCTGTGTTCGGAATCTGTTTAGGGCATCAGCTTCTGTCCTTGGCGGCAGGTGCGAAGACATTCAAACTGAAGTTCGGGCACCGAGGAGCCAACCAACCGGTCTTGAATTGCTTGACGGGGCAGGTGGAAATCACTTCACAGAACCACGGATTTGCGGTCGAAGAAGCCTCTCTCCCTGAATGCTTGGAGGTGACGCATCGCAATCTCAACGACAATACGATCGCTGGGGTTCGGCACCGAAAGCACAATGCTTTCAGCGTCCAATACCACCCCGAGGCATCGGCAGGCCCTCACGACAGCAGCTATTTGTTCGATCAGTTTCAAAAGTCCCTTAACGCATCGATCGCAGGTGGGACCCCCACCGCGAGCACAAGGTAA
- a CDS encoding ABC transporter permease, giving the protein MVLDTISPMFAASDFWMAKWLTPFWFVGVGILLGLVVLSLFLALAFLLIVPTRGLEPARKSGTLHWVALALTVLLGIGIGGFLNSGDFRRAFFVKGEFATEEWLLVSVALTAMLGSMVWALLFCSSTRFFGELRALLFEGVGFAMLVTLGTVGAIGLAATPWVDDPRSVASSIPQMFAPSTRTLSFTLPGSTSPEGGKLQKLEVQYDPSTLGFTKIESNRRILIADASEVDQLRFAAVNIDADAPKVWERSMGPNKSPLPMVGGAEVFAQNEEIDDAEVTFTLVSYPPVPQAISILLVAAFVTVFGLLFFLMQSAAPKIAAIALSAAKSELSQPLPKILITIVGLAILLFVFLPFHTFGEDIKLLKDCGITLALIAAIFQGVWSASTSVSDEIEGRTALTLLSKPIHRRSFIIGKILGVFWILMFMFLVMGSFELFAVAYKPIVEARENSLDIPMWQQCHLEMFQTIPGLALAFMEAVILGSISVAIGTRVSMVANFAICFSIYVLGHLTPVIMESAAGGLPLVEFFSQLISAIVPNLNHFSMESAIDADVGVPWSVIASVFVYTTIYGIGATLLGLLLFEERDLA; this is encoded by the coding sequence ATGGTCTTGGATACCATTTCGCCGATGTTTGCCGCTTCGGACTTTTGGATGGCCAAATGGCTTACGCCATTTTGGTTTGTCGGAGTCGGCATTCTTTTGGGCTTGGTCGTGCTCTCCTTATTTTTGGCGCTCGCATTCCTCCTGATTGTACCGACGCGCGGTTTGGAGCCTGCTCGAAAGAGTGGGACGCTCCATTGGGTGGCCCTCGCTCTGACGGTATTGCTCGGAATTGGAATTGGGGGCTTTCTCAACTCAGGAGACTTCCGTCGAGCTTTCTTTGTGAAGGGCGAGTTCGCCACCGAGGAATGGCTCTTGGTAAGCGTTGCCCTCACTGCCATGTTGGGTTCGATGGTTTGGGCGCTGCTCTTCTGCTCTTCGACTAGGTTCTTCGGCGAGCTGCGAGCCCTTTTGTTTGAAGGGGTCGGCTTCGCCATGTTGGTAACTTTAGGGACTGTTGGAGCGATCGGCCTTGCTGCAACTCCTTGGGTGGATGACCCTCGAAGCGTCGCTAGCAGTATTCCGCAAATGTTTGCCCCCTCAACAAGGACACTCAGCTTTACCCTCCCTGGTTCCACGTCACCAGAGGGTGGCAAGCTGCAAAAGCTGGAGGTGCAATACGATCCATCCACGCTCGGCTTTACGAAGATCGAATCCAACCGACGAATCCTGATCGCGGACGCATCCGAAGTCGACCAACTGCGTTTTGCCGCCGTGAACATCGATGCCGATGCTCCTAAGGTTTGGGAGCGATCGATGGGACCGAATAAGAGCCCGCTTCCGATGGTCGGCGGTGCCGAAGTTTTTGCTCAGAACGAAGAAATCGACGATGCGGAAGTGACGTTTACGCTCGTTTCGTACCCACCGGTTCCTCAAGCCATCTCGATTTTGCTCGTCGCCGCTTTTGTGACGGTGTTTGGGTTGCTCTTTTTCCTGATGCAATCCGCTGCACCGAAGATCGCTGCGATCGCCCTTTCGGCAGCGAAGAGCGAGCTTTCCCAGCCGTTGCCCAAAATCTTGATCACCATTGTGGGGCTTGCGATTCTCCTGTTTGTATTCCTGCCGTTTCACACATTCGGGGAAGATATCAAACTGTTGAAAGACTGCGGAATCACGTTAGCTCTTATCGCCGCAATCTTCCAAGGTGTGTGGTCGGCGAGCACGTCAGTTAGCGATGAAATTGAAGGTCGCACGGCGTTAACGCTTCTGAGCAAGCCGATTCACCGACGTTCGTTCATCATCGGAAAAATCCTAGGTGTGTTCTGGATTTTGATGTTCATGTTCTTGGTCATGGGCTCCTTCGAACTCTTTGCGGTGGCCTACAAACCGATTGTGGAAGCTCGCGAGAACTCATTGGATATCCCCATGTGGCAGCAGTGCCATTTGGAAATGTTCCAAACCATCCCAGGTCTCGCTCTGGCATTCATGGAAGCCGTCATTTTAGGCTCGATCTCGGTCGCGATCGGGACTCGCGTCTCGATGGTCGCCAATTTCGCGATTTGCTTCTCGATCTATGTTCTCGGGCACCTAACTCCCGTGATTATGGAATCCGCAGCAGGTGGGTTGCCGTTGGTCGAATTCTTTTCGCAGTTGATTTCAGCAATCGTCCCCAACTTGAATCACTTCTCGATGGAGTCCGCGATCGATGCGGATGTCGGAGTGCCTTGGTCGGTGATCGCCAGCGTGTTTGTTTACACGACAATCTATGGAATCGGAGCCACCTTGCTCGGTCTCCTCCTTTTTGAAGAACGAGATTTGGCGTAA
- a CDS encoding D-2-hydroxyacid dehydrogenase: MKSLVYCFPTQPHHVDWMRAAAPNCEFIEATQETIPERIMDAEIFVGHAKVPVDWDRVVEQGKLRFIQSSAAGLDHCLAPSVIESDIVVCSASGLFADQVAEQTLALLLGLLRGIPIFYRQWQRKEFVRRPTDDLHGKRVGIVGMGGNGRRLVDVLAPFRVTMRATDFFPDRKPAALEELWPHTRLEELAAWSEILILTLPLNASTRGVVDKTILRAMPKGSYLVNVARGACVKESDLCEALADGHLAGAGLDVTQVEPLPETSPLWGFDNVLITPHVGAQAGTRTDDTTRLICENLQRYFAGQDLYNIVDKRLGFPHPSVLYTLRHQAD; this comes from the coding sequence GTGAAATCGCTTGTTTATTGTTTCCCGACGCAGCCCCATCATGTGGATTGGATGCGAGCTGCTGCTCCGAACTGTGAATTTATTGAAGCGACCCAGGAGACGATTCCCGAGCGGATCATGGATGCCGAGATCTTTGTGGGGCATGCCAAGGTTCCGGTAGATTGGGACCGCGTAGTCGAGCAAGGAAAATTGCGTTTCATTCAATCCTCTGCCGCCGGGCTGGATCACTGCTTGGCTCCCTCGGTTATCGAGTCGGATATCGTGGTGTGCAGCGCCTCAGGATTGTTTGCCGATCAAGTCGCCGAGCAAACCTTGGCGTTACTTCTTGGGCTGCTTCGGGGGATTCCGATTTTCTATCGACAGTGGCAGCGCAAAGAATTCGTTCGCAGACCGACCGACGATCTTCACGGAAAGCGAGTAGGGATTGTTGGAATGGGGGGAAATGGTCGCCGGCTCGTCGACGTACTCGCTCCGTTTCGAGTAACCATGCGAGCGACCGATTTCTTCCCCGACCGCAAGCCTGCAGCGTTGGAAGAGCTTTGGCCGCATACGCGACTGGAGGAATTAGCGGCTTGGTCGGAGATCCTCATCCTTACCCTGCCCCTCAATGCTTCGACGCGCGGTGTGGTGGACAAGACGATCCTTCGCGCCATGCCAAAAGGGTCTTACTTGGTGAACGTCGCTCGCGGTGCATGTGTCAAAGAGTCCGATCTGTGCGAGGCACTAGCGGATGGCCATCTCGCCGGGGCTGGATTGGACGTAACGCAAGTCGAACCCTTGCCCGAGACTAGTCCTCTGTGGGGATTCGACAATGTGTTGATCACTCCGCATGTCGGAGCGCAAGCGGGAACACGTACGGACGACACGACGCGACTGATCTGTGAGAATCTTCAGCGTTACTTTGCTGGACAAGATCTCTACAACATTGTCGACAAACGCCTTGGCTTTCCGCACCCCAGCGTCCTCTATACACTGCGCCATCAAGCCGACTGA
- a CDS encoding phosphoribosylanthranilate isomerase: MQVELTKGKILEPTLHPRVKVCCIGSMSEARMALRHGADALGLVAKMPSGPGVISDSLITEIASITPPSIGSFLLTSETDADAIIELQQRCGVNTVQIVDRLERGSYRDLRLALPGVALVQVIHVTGHESIDEACRVAESGVDALLLDSGDQRLPVKLLGGTGRTHDWSISRSIRELVEVPLFLAGGLSSENVARAIDEVQPFGLDVCSGLRSHGKLDESKLTLFMSKVRNASQSA; the protein is encoded by the coding sequence ATGCAAGTCGAGTTGACCAAGGGAAAGATTTTGGAACCAACCCTACATCCGAGAGTGAAAGTCTGCTGCATCGGGAGCATGAGCGAGGCTCGCATGGCCCTTCGACATGGTGCGGATGCCCTCGGCCTTGTGGCTAAAATGCCAAGTGGTCCTGGTGTGATTTCCGATTCCCTCATCACAGAAATAGCTTCCATCACACCGCCGTCTATCGGTTCTTTTCTCCTCACCAGTGAAACCGATGCCGATGCCATCATCGAACTACAGCAGCGTTGTGGCGTGAATACCGTCCAAATCGTCGATCGTTTGGAACGCGGCAGTTATCGAGATCTTCGATTGGCTCTGCCGGGCGTGGCGCTCGTGCAAGTGATCCATGTTACGGGACATGAGTCGATCGATGAGGCATGTCGCGTTGCCGAGTCAGGGGTCGATGCACTATTGCTCGACTCCGGCGATCAGCGTTTGCCCGTCAAACTGCTTGGGGGAACCGGTCGGACACACGACTGGTCGATCAGTCGGAGCATACGCGAACTGGTTGAAGTTCCGCTATTCCTTGCGGGGGGACTGAGTTCGGAAAACGTCGCACGAGCGATCGACGAAGTTCAACCTTTCGGGCTCGATGTCTGCTCGGGCCTTCGCAGCCATGGAAAGCTCGACGAATCCAAACTCACGTTGTTTATGTCGAAAGTCCGCAATGCGAGTCAGTCGGCTTGA
- a CDS encoding amidohydrolase, translated as MQSPSISLPSSPYLYSQLLSALAVLFSSPAAVQATENGIQVFHNGKVFTANAQGTIADSFAVKDGKFLAVGTFESVSAAAQQQSTLSGKHLSKEDLRGRMVLPGLSDSHVHAVDASLFEWNHTIPDMKSLDDVFRYIQSRTAVVPQGEWIMLSQIFVTRLEEQRFPTREELDRVAPDHPVFFRTGPDGALNSLALKRSEIGEDFTITDGQSGYLERDPKTGKLNGILRSCTRLVRMDNSQEKVGRDAKLESLSKLLADYNQVGITSVCDRNVSREGLELYNELHQSSRLTCRVFMSFAINAQDSLAKIQEDIRFASEHPLHRHNPNLWLRGTKIFLDGGMLTGSAFMKEPWGVSSIYGINDPNYRGLLYVQPDKLYAIAKDSLSHGLQMTAHSVGDGAIEALLDAYEQVDRDTPVREMRPCITHCNFLTENAIARMKKLGVVADLQPAWLWLDGRTLHRQFGEQRLRWFQPYQSLFREGVIVGGGSDHMQKVGSLRSVNPYNPFLGMWITLSRTPRGMNNALHPIERIAREEAIRLYTINNAHLTFEEKEKGSIETSKHADWIILDRDVLECPLDDIAQTQVLKTYLSGNCIYTAP; from the coding sequence ATGCAGAGCCCCTCAATCAGCCTCCCTTCCTCCCCTTACCTGTACTCCCAATTACTTTCGGCATTAGCGGTCCTGTTTTCGAGTCCCGCTGCAGTCCAAGCCACCGAAAACGGGATTCAGGTCTTTCACAATGGAAAAGTGTTCACGGCGAATGCTCAAGGCACCATCGCCGATTCCTTCGCCGTCAAAGATGGCAAGTTTTTAGCGGTCGGGACGTTTGAATCCGTATCGGCTGCAGCCCAACAACAATCGACCTTGAGTGGGAAGCACCTCTCGAAGGAGGATCTTCGAGGACGCATGGTACTCCCCGGTCTATCGGATTCCCATGTCCATGCGGTCGACGCGTCCCTCTTTGAGTGGAACCATACCATTCCCGACATGAAGTCCCTCGACGATGTTTTTCGATACATCCAATCGAGAACCGCGGTGGTGCCGCAGGGGGAATGGATCATGTTGAGTCAGATCTTCGTCACACGCTTGGAAGAACAACGTTTCCCTACCCGTGAGGAACTGGACCGTGTCGCTCCCGACCACCCTGTTTTCTTTCGCACGGGGCCCGATGGGGCCTTGAATAGCCTCGCGTTAAAACGGAGCGAAATCGGCGAGGATTTCACGATCACTGACGGCCAGTCGGGGTATCTCGAACGAGATCCCAAAACGGGGAAACTCAATGGGATCCTTCGTAGCTGCACACGACTGGTACGAATGGACAATAGTCAAGAGAAAGTCGGGCGCGATGCGAAATTAGAATCGCTCTCGAAACTGCTGGCCGATTACAACCAAGTCGGGATCACGAGCGTTTGCGATCGCAACGTCTCTCGCGAAGGGTTGGAGCTTTACAATGAACTGCACCAAAGCTCCCGGCTGACGTGTCGCGTCTTCATGTCGTTTGCCATCAATGCCCAAGATTCACTCGCCAAAATCCAAGAGGATATTCGCTTCGCGTCCGAACATCCTTTGCACCGACACAATCCCAACCTCTGGCTGCGCGGTACCAAAATATTCCTAGACGGAGGGATGTTGACCGGAAGCGCCTTCATGAAGGAACCATGGGGCGTGAGCTCCATCTACGGGATCAACGACCCGAACTACCGGGGACTCCTTTACGTGCAACCGGACAAACTCTACGCCATCGCCAAGGATTCCTTGAGCCATGGTTTGCAAATGACCGCGCACTCGGTGGGTGATGGCGCGATCGAGGCATTGCTGGACGCCTATGAGCAAGTCGATCGGGATACACCGGTTCGAGAGATGCGTCCCTGTATCACGCATTGCAATTTCCTAACGGAAAACGCCATCGCGAGGATGAAGAAACTTGGGGTGGTCGCCGATCTGCAGCCAGCTTGGTTATGGCTGGATGGCCGCACGCTTCACCGACAATTTGGAGAACAACGACTGAGATGGTTCCAGCCCTACCAATCCCTGTTTCGTGAAGGGGTTATTGTTGGAGGAGGCTCCGATCATATGCAAAAGGTCGGGTCGCTTCGATCGGTGAACCCTTACAATCCATTCCTCGGCATGTGGATCACGTTATCCCGAACACCGCGAGGAATGAACAACGCATTGCACCCGATCGAGCGCATCGCCCGAGAAGAAGCCATCCGACTTTACACGATCAACAACGCTCATTTGACGTTTGAAGAGAAAGAAAAGGGCTCCATCGAAACGTCCAAACACGCCGATTGGATCATCCTGGATCGCGATGTCCTGGAATGCCCCCTCGATGACATCGCACAAACCCAAGTTCTCAAAACCTATCTATCTGGAAATTGCATCTACACCGCGCCGTAG
- a CDS encoding PQQ-binding-like beta-propeller repeat protein gives MRASFRHSVLSVALWCVSFHFSTVATAENRPDEAGKQASWAQWRGPHGNGIANEKGIPTRWSKTENVRWRCPLPGQAGATPVFWGDRLYLTSSEGSDLVAVCVSAADGKIVWKTKIGTGNQDARAGEGNSASPTPCTDGKHVWVFFGTGVLACLDMDGKEVWKFDVGERFGAIDIQFGMTSTPVLDGDSLYLQLIHGRMKMDDNTRTGQVIKLDKATGKTVWVHNRDTDAYFECKHSYASPFLYRDGKTEFLIVHGADCTTGHDLSNGDELWRFGNLNGPTEWNPKKKDPTFRFVASPAFVPGRILLPTAKEGPMVALKVAELKGDCSAKASAVAWVCPRTPDVSIPLIVDDLVYVLHKDGKLQCLELATGKEVYMERTHTAQHRSSPVYADGLIYFTSNDGVGSVVKAGRQFELLSKNELGEATTASPVIVNGTLYLRSYEALYAIAK, from the coding sequence ATGCGAGCTTCCTTTCGCCATTCCGTATTGAGCGTCGCCCTTTGGTGCGTATCCTTCCACTTCTCTACGGTCGCTACAGCAGAGAACAGGCCGGATGAAGCGGGTAAACAAGCTTCGTGGGCTCAGTGGAGAGGCCCTCATGGAAATGGCATTGCGAATGAGAAAGGGATTCCGACACGCTGGAGCAAAACCGAGAATGTGCGTTGGCGCTGTCCTTTGCCAGGCCAAGCGGGCGCGACACCGGTTTTTTGGGGAGACCGCTTGTATTTGACAAGCTCGGAGGGGAGCGATCTCGTCGCGGTATGCGTATCCGCCGCGGATGGGAAGATTGTATGGAAGACAAAGATCGGGACGGGAAATCAAGATGCACGGGCGGGCGAAGGCAATTCGGCGTCCCCTACTCCTTGTACAGATGGCAAGCATGTATGGGTCTTTTTCGGCACCGGTGTACTCGCTTGTTTGGACATGGATGGTAAAGAGGTTTGGAAGTTCGATGTCGGAGAACGGTTCGGCGCGATCGATATCCAGTTTGGAATGACCTCCACTCCAGTACTCGACGGTGACTCGCTTTATCTGCAATTGATACACGGCCGGATGAAGATGGATGACAATACGCGGACCGGCCAAGTCATCAAGTTGGACAAAGCGACAGGTAAAACCGTATGGGTGCACAATCGGGATACCGACGCCTATTTCGAATGCAAACATTCCTATGCGTCCCCATTTCTCTATCGAGATGGAAAGACGGAATTTTTGATCGTACATGGTGCAGATTGCACGACAGGCCATGATTTATCGAACGGCGACGAGCTGTGGCGTTTTGGAAATCTCAATGGCCCGACTGAGTGGAATCCGAAAAAGAAGGATCCAACCTTCCGATTTGTGGCATCCCCAGCTTTCGTTCCGGGTCGCATCTTGTTGCCGACGGCAAAAGAGGGCCCCATGGTTGCGTTGAAGGTCGCGGAGTTGAAAGGAGATTGCTCTGCGAAAGCCTCTGCAGTCGCGTGGGTTTGTCCACGCACTCCGGACGTGTCGATTCCTCTGATCGTCGATGACCTCGTGTATGTACTGCACAAGGATGGAAAGCTTCAGTGCTTGGAATTGGCGACAGGCAAGGAAGTTTATATGGAGCGGACCCACACCGCGCAACATCGCAGCAGTCCCGTCTATGCCGATGGGTTGATTTACTTCACATCCAACGACGGAGTGGGATCGGTTGTCAAAGCCGGCCGACAGTTTGAGCTTTTGTCCAAAAACGAGCTTGGTGAAGCGACCACAGCGTCGCCAGTGATTGTCAACGGAACGCTTTACCTCCGGTCCTACGAAGCCCTCTACGCCATTGCCAAGTAG